A window of the Deferribacterota bacterium genome harbors these coding sequences:
- the zapB gene encoding cell division protein ZapB — MSLIESLSVLNDKITKLFDDYKKLSSERDELEKYKNELEEENKRLRQERDEIKKRIEELINKIP, encoded by the coding sequence ATGAGTTTAATAGAGAGCTTAAGTGTACTTAATGATAAAATAACAAAACTTTTTGATGATTATAAAAAGTTATCTTCAGAAAGGGATGAATTGGAAAAATATAAAAACGAGCTTGAAGAAGAAAATAAGAGATTAAGGCAGGAGAGAGATGAGATAAAAAAAAGGATTGAAGAGCTGATAAACAAAATACCTTAA
- a CDS encoding cell division protein ZapA — protein sequence MKVREVIIYGDKYRLRTDEDDELVKEVADYLNTKMREVEKHSNILTTSKIAVLTAFNITADYIKLKNELENSNKIIDELNSKLEVIQA from the coding sequence GTGAAGGTAAGAGAAGTAATAATATATGGTGATAAATACAGGTTGAGAACTGACGAAGATGATGAGCTGGTAAAGGAAGTTGCAGATTATCTAAACACCAAGATGAGAGAAGTTGAGAAGCATTCTAATATTTTGACAACCTCAAAGATTGCTGTACTGACAGCTTTTAATATAACTGCTGATTATATTAAGTTAAAGAATGAGTTAGAAAATAGTAATAAAATAATTGATGAACTAAATAGTAAATTAGAAGTTATACAGGCATAA
- a CDS encoding AAA family ATPase, whose protein sequence is MILEKGLIINNIDDILGQKHLFGNSSLLYNLINSRDFDSLCFYGPTGTGKTTAAKLISGYLDYTFYKVHAATTSVNDIKKLMSPHLRGKLLLIIDEIHQFNKAQQGFLLDFIDNFNGKLIFTSTENPYFSLIPALRSRSFIFEFYPLKEDDLIKIYRKAKLFWLNKNPNIDDIIISEKDLHNIAINSNGDVRRFLNIIEAAFLTGELIREKLYIRSEKISSQICNKTFTDDEYYDLLSALIKSIRGSDPDGALLWAFKLIECGISPEVILRRLLISASEDIGNAYPDALIIANSGYESFEKVGMPEGAIIIAHIITFLASCPKSNSSYVAYKEAKKYLMNNNPLPPDNIKHFSKGYKYPFDYGGFVVQNYIDSNTIFYKPSNDGFEVKFYNRLKRLWSNIKNYE, encoded by the coding sequence ATGATATTAGAAAAGGGATTAATAATAAATAATATAGATGATATATTGGGGCAAAAACACCTTTTTGGAAATTCTTCATTACTATATAATTTAATTAATAGTCGTGACTTTGATTCCTTATGCTTTTATGGCCCAACTGGAACAGGAAAGACCACTGCTGCAAAACTTATTAGTGGATATTTAGATTATACATTTTATAAGGTGCATGCCGCTACAACAAGTGTAAATGATATAAAAAAATTAATGAGTCCTCATTTGAGAGGAAAACTCTTGTTGATTATTGATGAAATACATCAGTTTAATAAAGCCCAACAAGGATTTCTTCTGGATTTTATTGACAATTTCAATGGAAAGTTAATTTTTACCTCTACTGAAAATCCCTACTTTAGCTTGATACCAGCTCTTAGATCAAGGAGTTTTATTTTTGAATTTTACCCTTTAAAGGAGGATGATTTAATAAAGATCTATAGAAAGGCTAAGTTGTTCTGGCTAAACAAAAATCCAAATATAGATGATATAATAATAAGTGAGAAAGATTTGCATAATATCGCGATAAATTCTAATGGTGATGTAAGGAGGTTTTTAAATATAATTGAGGCAGCCTTTTTGACAGGAGAGCTTATTAGAGAGAAGTTATATATTAGATCTGAAAAGATAAGCTCACAAATATGTAATAAAACCTTTACTGACGATGAGTATTATGATTTGTTATCAGCTCTTATAAAAAGCATAAGAGGCTCTGATCCTGATGGGGCTCTATTATGGGCTTTTAAGCTTATTGAATGCGGGATATCCCCAGAGGTAATTTTAAGAAGGCTTTTGATATCAGCATCAGAAGACATAGGCAATGCATACCCCGATGCTTTGATAATTGCAAATTCAGGGTATGAATCATTTGAAAAGGTTGGTATGCCTGAAGGTGCTATAATTATTGCTCATATTATAACATTTCTCGCATCTTGCCCAAAAAGTAATAGCTCATATGTTGCTTATAAAGAGGCAAAAAAATATCTAATGAATAACAATCCTTTACCCCCAGATAATATTAAGCATTTTTCTAAGGGCTATAAATATCCTTTTGATTATGGTGGTTTTGTTGTTCAAAATTATATAGATAGTAATACTATTTTTTACAAACCTTCAAATGATGGTTTTGAGGTAAAATTTTATAATAGATTAAAAAGGCTTTGGTCCAATATTAAAAACTATGAATAA
- a CDS encoding 5-formyltetrahydrofolate cyclo-ligase — protein sequence MNKEQLRKIINIKRNNLTKEYVDNISQQIVERFLHYFDKYFSFILYCEKDNEVKASPLINILLSKKKVIYLPIYDKNICSFGRVFDFSELALSKYGILEPKNRSNVDQVDVIVVPGLAYDIRGNRLGRGAGFYDKVLKNLKVKFRIAFAYDFQVLDSIPADDLDERVDFVITEKKIIGGSNG from the coding sequence ATGAATAAAGAGCAGTTGAGAAAGATAATAAATATTAAAAGAAATAACTTAACAAAGGAGTATGTAGATAATATTAGCCAGCAAATTGTTGAAAGATTTTTGCATTATTTTGATAAATATTTCTCCTTTATTTTATATTGTGAAAAGGATAATGAAGTAAAAGCTTCCCCATTAATTAATATTTTATTGAGTAAAAAAAAGGTTATATATCTTCCAATATATGATAAAAATATATGTTCTTTTGGCAGAGTATTTGATTTCAGTGAGCTTGCTTTAAGCAAATATGGGATATTGGAGCCTAAGAATAGGTCTAATGTAGATCAAGTAGATGTAATAGTAGTTCCAGGTTTGGCGTATGATATAAGAGGTAATAGACTTGGTAGAGGCGCTGGGTTTTATGATAAGGTTTTAAAAAACTTAAAAGTTAAATTTAGGATAGCTTTTGCCTATGATTTTCAGGTTTTAGATAGTATACCCGCTGATGATTTGGATGAGCGTGTAGATTTTGTGATAACAGAGAAAAAAATTATAGGAGGTAGCAATGGGTGA